The Selenihalanaerobacter shriftii genome contains the following window.
GGATGCCTTCCTATGGACCAGAGATGAGAGGTGGTACAGCGAACTGTACAGTAATTGTTTCTCAGGAAAGAATAGCCTCGCCGGTAGTTTCAAGTCCATCGACAGCAGTAGTAATGAATAGACCTTCATTAGATAAATTTGAAGACCAGGTTCAAGAAGGTGGTAACTTATTTATTAATACTTCATTAATAAGTAAAGAATCAGATAGAGACGATATAAATGTAATAGAAGTTCCAGCAAACGAAATAGCAAATGAATTAGGGAATAGCAAAGTAGCTAATATGGTAATGTTAGG
Protein-coding sequences here:
- a CDS encoding 2-oxoacid:acceptor oxidoreductase family protein, which translates into the protein MPSYGPEMRGGTANCTVIVSQERIASPVVSSPSTAVVMNRPSLDKFEDQVQEGGNLFINTSLISKESDRDDINVIEVPANEIANELGNSKVANMVMLGAFITQTGVIDFDSVMEALENVLPEHRHNLLPLNEKALQRGKEVVEG